Proteins co-encoded in one Uloborus diversus isolate 005 chromosome 9, Udiv.v.3.1, whole genome shotgun sequence genomic window:
- the LOC129230135 gene encoding protein GVQW3-like: protein MTERVEQRYCIKFCQKLGDSQCETIRKIQQVFGEDAMGVTQIKEWFNRFKNGRTSEESDERSGRPQTARSAAVVERVRNLVMTDRRLTVREIAQEVGVSKDSAYAILRDDLNMHRVAAKFEPKLLSPEQKDLRLEVAQDLLNTANADPGFLNTVITGDESWVYGYDPETKRQSSQWKHLESPRPKKARQVRSKIKVLLTVFFDVRGIVHHEYAPQGQTVTKEYYQDVLRRLRDAVRRKRPDM from the coding sequence ATGACTGAACGTGTTGAGCAAAGATACTGcatcaaattttgtcaaaaacttggTGATTCTCAATGCGAAACAATTCGTAAGATTCAGCAGGTGTTTGGAGAAGATGCGATGGGTGTAACCCAAATTAAGGAGTGGTTCAACCGATTCAAAAATGGCCGCACATCAGAGGAGAGTGACGAGCGTTCTGGCAGGCCCCAAACTGCTCGGAGTGCAGCTGTTGTTGAGAGGGTGCGAAATTTGGTAATGACAGATCGTCGTTTGACCGTGCGGGAGATTGCCCAAGAGGTTGGAGTGAGTAAAGATTCGGCATATGCAATTTTGCGTGATGATTTGAACATGCACAGAGTGGCTGCGAAATTCGAGCCCAAGTTGCTGTCACCGGAACAAAAAGACCTCCGCCTTGAAGTTGCACAGGACCTTCTGAACACCGCCAACGCTGATCCTGGGTTTCTGAACACCGTGATAACTGGAGATGAGTCATGGGTGTACGGGTACGACCCAGAAACAAAAAGACAGTCGTCGCAATGGAAGCATCTCGAGTCTCCAAGACCGAAGAAAGCGCGACAGGTGCGAAGCAAAATAAAGGTGCTGCTGACTGTCTTCTTTGATGTCCGTGGAATTGTGCATCACGAATACGCACCGCAAGGACAAACAGTGACAAAGGAGTACTATCAGGATGTTCTCCGGCGACTCCGTGACGCAGTTCGGCGCAAAAGACCAGACATGTAA